Part of the Virgibacillus natechei genome is shown below.
AACCGGTAGGGAAGGCGTGTTGTTCCGATGCCGCGATTAACATATAAGGATAACCTTTGATTACTGAATGTGTATTTGCCTTCTACATATTTTTCAGCATATGCTGGAGTGTACAAATGCCCGATAAGAGGAAAACGTACTTGTCCACCATGGCTGTGTCCTGATAATTGGATATCGATAGGGAAATTTGCTGCTGTATCTGCAAAATCAGGTTCATGTGCCAACAATATGGTAAATAGATCTTGATCAGCAAGATGTAAAGCAGTATTTAGATCTGGTTGGCCAAGCATGACATCATCAATTCCAGCCAACACGATTTGTTCGTTATCTTTATCAATTATGGAATGACTATTTTTCAACAGCTTGAAATCTGCTGCTTCCATAACATCTTGAATAATTTCTGTGCCATAGCCACCATGGTCATGATTACCATAAATC
Proteins encoded:
- a CDS encoding metallophosphoesterase, with the protein product MNRRSFLKKTIGSFLALIGLSGGTYYYAREIEPGLLDINRNNIISDKISPAFNNFKIVQFSDTHIGFHYTLEQFNKLVTQINALNPDLIVFTGDLVDKPHNYHWSNNLTIALRKLEAPHGKYWIYGNHDHGGYGTEIIQDVMEAADFKLLKNSHSIIDKDNEQIVLAGIDDVMLGQPDLNTALHLADQDLFTILLAHEPDFADTAANFPIDIQLSGHSHGGQVRFPLIGHLYTPAYAEKYVEGKYTFSNQRLSLYVNRGIGTTRLPYRFLCKPEIHVFTLKRT